One Nicotiana tomentosiformis chromosome 1, ASM39032v3, whole genome shotgun sequence genomic window, tgagttgtaaggcggagagtttaggcagcttagcatatttaccgatagcagagaggcctttagccttggacgTTCAGCCCTTGGCCAACCGGTtcgttagattggatatttcggaaccGAACCGAGTTTtggattgtgtggtttctcagtcttctcttttttATCGTATCAGagaatgtcagtatgatgacccccatctgtttgtccttaaggacacagttcaacacaatgatgccaaggaagtcactattggggatgacggtgtattgcGGATACAGGGCAGACTATGTGtgtctaatgtagatggtttgcatgagttgattctccaggaagctcacagtttgcggtagtCTATTTatctaggtgccgcgaagatgtattaggatttgaggcagcactattagtggaggcgaatgaggaaagatatagttggatttgtgaCTTGATGTTTAAATtctcagcaggtgaagtacgagcatcagagaccgcgaggattgcttcagagacttaaaattccggagtggaaatgagagcgtattaccatggatttcgtagttgggctcccacggactttgaggaagtttgatgttggttgggtgattgtagatcgattgaccaaatctatgcatttcattccagttggtactaattattcttcgtagcggttggctgagatttatattcgcgagattgttcgcctacacgatgtgccagtatctatcatttcagatcggggcacacagtttacatcacagttttggagagcagtgcagcgggaattgggcacacaagttcagttgagtacaacatttcacccttagacggacggacagtccgagcgcactatttagatattggaagatatgctacgcgcttgtgtcattgattttgggggttcttgggatcagtttctgccactcgcggagtttgcttacaataacagctgtcagtcgagcattcagatggctccgtatgaggctttatatgggagatggtgtcgatctccggtgggttggtttgagccgggtgaggctaggctattgggtactgacttggttcaggatgctttagagaaggttaaattgattcaggagcggcttcacgcggcacagtctagacagaagagttataccgacaggaaggtccgtgatgttgcttacatggttggggagaaggttctgctcaaaatttcacccatgaagggcgtgttgaggttcgggaagaaggtcaagttgagccctcgatatattgggccttttgagatacttaaaaagattggagaagtggcttatgaactcgcttttccacctagtctatcaggtgttcatccagtgttccatgtatccatgatCCAAAAGTTTATTgaggatccatctcatattttggatttcaataCAGTGTAGTTGgacagtaatttgacttatgatgtgaagccggtggctattttagaccgacaggttcgaaagctgaggtcaaagaacatagaatcaaggaaggtacagtggagaggccagccaatcGGAAAAGCTACTTGGGatattgagcaggagatgcgagcaaatatccacacctatttgagactctaggtatgattctagacccgttcgaggacgaacgtttgtctaagagggagagaatgtaacgacccggccggtcattttgagtaataTAACTCTGtccccctatttactactcaagttatgctttacagttgttttatgacttagtgggttagttggttcgggtccggaaggatttcggagtgaaatgaaatACTTAGTCTAAttattgaaaacttaagttaaaaaagttgaccggatgttgacttatgagtaaacgacctcgaatttgaattatgatgattctaatagctccgtatggtgattttggacttaggagcatgtccaaaaaattatttggaggtccgtaatggaattaggcttgaaatggcgaaagttgaatttttgggaagtttgaccggggggttgacttgtTGATATCaaagtcggaatccgattctggaaattttaatatgtctgttatgttatttatgacttgtgtgtaaaacttaaggtcaatcgggcgtgatttggtaggttctgGCATcatttgtaaaaattggaaatttcaaagttcattaggcttgaattggggtataattcgtggttttagcattgttggatgtgatttgaggtttcgactaagttcgtatcatgttttaggacttgttggtatatttggttgaggtatcgagggtctcgggtgagtttcagacggctaacagatcaattttggacttggtattccagctgaagaatgctggttttctgtcactggtttccttctatgacATCGCATGAGAAtgtccgtgatcgcgtaggctAAGTTGGAGCAGTGAgattttgtgctatgcgatcgcgtgaaggcacCCGCGATTGCGTAGGCTAAGTTGGAGCAGTGAGATTTTGTGTTATGCGATCGCGCAAAGGcatccgcgatcacgtaggtttgGCCAGGTTGTGCTACGCGAACACGTGGGAAATGCCGCGTTCGCATAGGGGAAATTGGAGAGGAAGTTGGGCCACGCATtcgctctatgcgatcgcgtgtggTTGTCCGTGATCGCATAGAGCTGAGGACTATGTGCTTCGCAGTCGAGTGAAGgaatccgcgatcgcgtagggttaaatctgggcagtggaaatttgtgcttcgcgatcgcgtgtggttggtcgtgatcgcatagagcaaatgactgggcagagagtttaagttctgaaaatgggactccatttttaccaatttggagctcggagagaggattttcgggagattttcaagaaaaataacggggCAAGTATTTCtaacttaatattggttaaaATACCCGAAACCATGGTTGTTTTtcacatttaattagtgaattaagttggaagatttagaaactcctcttggtttaatttgaagatttgagggtcgaattgatatcggaatttggtaaaattggtatgggtagactcgtagttgaatgagtTTCCAAATTTTATAACtcttgtcgggttccgagacgtgggccccacgggcgatttttgggtagaatttcagatttttatgaaaaatttatattttcatatggaattaattcctataatttttattgattgaatcgaattatttgttgctagattcgaggtgtttggagaccaattcacgaggcaaaggcatagcggaataagaaattacacgatttgaggtaagtaacagttctaaatttggtcttgagggtacaaaaccccggattatgtgttatgcgattggttttgaggtgacgcacatgctaggtgacgggcgtgtgggcgtgcactgtagaaattgtgacttgattaattccatagaactgtgtagttgaataatctgttgatatccgtatattTTTCACGTTttagagaaatcgaactataaatcgtgtttaaaccatgtgtttacactgttgggacctaaagaggtcgtgtacttgtagaattatttgctaaattgcttttttgcactcagtcacagttttatttGCACATTTcatcccagtctctattgttcattattgatgcatcatatcattgatgtttgggctgcttattatgatttctgaaagcccggaagactggagaggttgatgactgagtgaggccgagggcctaactgtgagaatatttatgggatcgggctgcacgccgcagcatatttcattgatttataccatgattggcttgttatagcgcttgggctgaaggagcccctccggagtctgtacacacccccagtgagcgcaggtacctactgagtacgagtgccgagtgttgagtaaTTGTGAAGAAAGAGTGAACTGAGGAaatagtgactgtgaggttggagtgaatgggaggactggataattattactctgagaggatgcattgatttcattattgctgcatttcagttgtcatatatATGCCACCGGTTTGGAAATTTTCtaaaagacattatcttctgtttcagttgaagttgatatgaaattattgtggaattttaaatgttgaacttgagagcatgcctacccttttatgttgaaaattactgtatttggacttagttgtgaagctcgtcactaccttcaattcttatttattattgttacttactgagttgattgtactcatactacaccctgcacttcatgtgaagatccaggtgatcccggacacagtgggtgttgattctttcgcataattgattttttttccggagattcagaggtagctgttgtgttttgcagaccttgtctctccttccctatctccttgtttactgtatttggtctcaaactattatagaccgtgttttcaagatttataatgtatagatgctcatgtattcagtgacaccagattttaggagtgtttgtatcggtatttgcgagatttttatattgtatttaaatattatattttcaaacttaaaggaaatcgtgggttattgatgttatcggcttgcctagtattgagaataggcgtcatcacggcatgtgagattttgggtcatgacaaatatagatatagatagataaatagatagatagatagatatagaaatataaatataaataaattataatttatatattcaaatctaatatatatacaccatataaaaaaaattataagttcAGATGAACTTAAGGCAACTCCATCCGCCCATTGCTTCTGTCCAACATGCAGTTTTTTGGTGTTGTTATACCTTTCCTCTCAATTCGAAAAAAGCTTTTTGAACACACCGCACTAAAGCACGGGTCAAGCAGTGGACTAGAGGCCGAGAGCATCAGCGGAATGTGCGTCCCAATACACAGAAATACTCGTTGAAATTCCAATGTCAGTACTCCCATTGCTTATCATAAAGAGTCTGGTCGAGAACTTATActacatttatttttattttttttggggtAAATTACTTGCACTACAAATTTCCCTTTCCTGAGGTGGAGACATTGAGGTTGTTATTCTCGTCCGAATCTTTTTGTTTTCACCTATGTTAGTTGCTTGTTTGTGAATATTAAACATATTTCTATCTCATGACAAAGACATAAGTTAATGGAAATTGTAAGAGCcacaatttcttttctttttcgttAAAATCATCTTTGCTTGATTTTTCTTTTCTAAGTTCAATAAAAACAGTTCACACCTTCAAGATTTATAGTATACTAGTGATATCAATGAAAATGTCCCACAAAATAGGTCATATTTCCTTTAGCACTCACCTTTTAATAAAATTTTTTAGATGCATGCTAAAAATTGATATGCAgaaagcttatgactcagttgaGTGGATTTTTCTGGAGCAAATTCTAGTTAGTCTAAATTTCcctaatatttttgtaaaatgaATTATGGGGTGTGTTAGAACTGTTTCTTATTCTGTACTCATTAATGAAAAGCCTACTAAACCCTTTAAGGCTAGGAAGGGATTGAAGCAAGGAGACCCcctttttcctttcttatttgTCCTGGCAATGGAATATCTTAGTAGGCTTCTCAAGCAATTAGGAAAACTTCCTGATTTCAATTTTCATCCTAAATGTGCTAAAATGAATCTGATCCAGTTGAGATTTATAGATGACTTACTCTTATTTTGTAGAGGGGATGTTATGTCTGTTCATATgctatttgataggtttcaaagTTTTTCTATGGCCTCTGGTTTGGTTGCAAACTTGAGTAAAAGCTCTGTTTACTATGGAGGTGTTACACATGAGGTTCAAAATGATATTCAGAATCTCTTGGGATTCAGCAAGGGGAACTCTCTATTAGATACTTAGAGGTCCCTCTAAGCACCAAAAGAGTTTTTGTCGTTCAATGCCAGCCTCTTTTGGATAAAATGTTGGGAAGGATTAAATCTTGGACTACTAGATTCTTATCCTATGATGGCAGATCCCAATTGATAAAGTCAGTGTTGTTCTCTATACAAGTCTTCTGGGCTCAGATCTTCATCTTACCTAAGAAAGTTGTAAAGTTATTGAAGCTACTTGTAGGAATTTTCTTTGGTCTAGTGGTACTGAGTTGTCAAAAAAAGTTTTGTTAGCTTGGGATAGAGTCTGTTATCCAAGGTCTGCAAGTGGTTTAAATATTCTAGACATTGCAGTTTGGAATAAAGCGGCAATTAGTAAAATGTTATggaatatttgtaggaaaaaagaTAAACTTTGGGTGAGGTGGATTCAATGTTACTATGGGAGGAACAAGAATATGTTTGAAGATGTCCCGAAGCAAGCATCTTGGATTGTTCGGAAGATTTTGAAAGCCACAAAGTACTTTAATGAAGCAGGCTATATATTGAATGAGGTATAAAGTATGAAGAAGTTCTCTACAAAGCAATTTTACTTGAAGTTAAGGGGTACATTCCAGAAAGTAGCATGGAGAAAACTTATGTGTAACAATCAAGGTTTACCCAAATGGATTTTCATATTGAGATTGGCTGCACTTGGGAGATTGTATACAAAAGATAGATTATTCAAGTGGGGTGTGACTCAAGATCAATTTTGTCTCTTATGCGGGCAAGACCATGAAAGCTTGGCCCATTTGTTCTTTACCTGTGAGACCACTGCACAACTCTGGAAGAAGCTGCTCAACTGGATAGGTGTCACTAGAAATCCAATGGTCTGGGAAGATGAACTACAGTGGGGGATGCAACATGCTAGTGGGAGCAGTTCAAGAGCTGAGGTATACAGAATGCTACTAGCGGTTGCTGTTTATCATGTGTGGATGGAAAGGAATTATAGAGTGTTTCAAGGCAAGCAGCAGAGTATTGAGGTAGTGGCAAGACCTATAGTTCAAGAAATCCATTTTAGAGATTCAATGAAGGTGAAGATTGCAAAGTGGCTTGAGAGCTTAAACTACTACCCGGCCTAAATACTTTTGGTATTGAGATGATCTTTTTGCTATTTTAGTTTCTAAGCTTAGACTGAAGGTTGGGACTTGATGTCCAACATTCAGGGTTTGTATGTTGTACTCCAATTTTGATAATAAAAATCTAACTAGTTaccaaaaaattaataaattgaaatttCAAATAGTTTATACTAGAAGAATGTCAGAAAGTTTTAGAAAGAAGTAGAAATTAGGATTAGACGAAATCCGGAGTATGTTAATCCTTTTTCAAGTGGATACATGAGCTGAGGTAGATAAACTAAACGGTAAAACGTGTAAATTTTTTAAGGATGAATAGCGGTGAAATTGCAAGTAATGATTAAATTTCCTTGACTAAATCAAAGCCCGATTAAAACGACGCCGTTATCATATCATTTTCTGTTTTTCCTGTCATTCGGATTCGGATCGTACCAGACCTGGGATTCCACATAATTTGCAAAGAGGAAGTCAGGAAGAAGAGGTGTAAATCAGAAGGAAagctcaaaaatacaaaaaagagaaaaagaaagcaaaaaggAGGAGCGTGAAAATTGAACAAAAGGCTCACTAAAGAACACTCTCATTATAGTGTTCTTCACGAGAAAAAGCTTACCCCAGCTCTCTttttctacatatatatatactgtTTACATAAATAAATGTTTCTGCATGTATTGAGAAGGAGTGGAGGAATAAGATGAATAAAGCTAGAAGGAAAAAGGGGATTTTTTTTTGAATCTGGGTATCCCCAAATGCCTTTTCATTATCTTCCTTTTTGAGCACTAAACTATGGCTGACGATTTCTGTTTCTTCACCAAGGTAATGTCTTGTTTTGTTTGTTTAACATTCTTGCTTCTTTCTATATATATCATTTCGTTTTTATATTTTATCTGAAATGATATACACAACAGTGGAAAGTTTCTTCATTTGCCTTTTATCGACAACTGTATGTAATGTTATGACAACTCTAGCTGTGTTGATCTGGGTTTCTTCTCAATCTCAAGTGTTTCCTCAAATTTGAGCTTTCATTTCTTATGTCATAGCATTTGTTTCTATTTCTTGTATCTTTTCTCATCTGTAGAGTGTGACAATAATTTTTGATTATTTTGTATCTTGAATTCTAATTTGATGAAAGCCCACCTAGATTCCCTTGCCTTTTGTTTTGCTTGTTTAATTTAGGACACAAATTTATTTTGTTGAAACACTGAAGGAAAATTTGATGTAGCAACACGAAATTTAAAATCTCAAGCATTTTAACTTTTGATTTAATTCCAGGATACTTTCATAATAAAGCCACCAAAGAAATCTCCATTGCTGCTGAGAATGGTGGTCTTATTTTTTGCAATGATATGTGGAATttatatatgttcaatttgtctGAAACAAATTGGTTCGCGTTCCAGTGGACCGGTCACCAGTATTCATGTGGTTGAAAGGCCATGTGAGGCGACAAATATTGAACCTTCAGAAAAACCTTATCTGCACTTCCCCAAGCCAAAAACTTTTAGCCGGTGAGATATTGACAATCTGTTAGTATGTTTTAGTATCTCATTGTGGATAAAATTACTGACTAAATCCTGCTGTATCAGGGCTGAGTGTGCTTGTAATCCTGTAAGGTTTTTCGCAATTTTGTCCACTCAGAGATCTGGTAGTGGATGGTTTGAAACATTGTTGAACAGCCATATGAATATAAGCTCTAATGGGGAGATTTTTTCTGTTAAAGCCCGGAAAAGTAATGCATCAACGATTTTGGAAACATTGGACAAACTCTATAACCTAGACTTTTTGACCAGCGCTTCCAAGAATGAATGCACAGCTGCAGTTGGTCTGAAGTGGATGCTTAATCAGGTGGGTGCCATTTTTAAAATTCTATTTGTCATGTCTGTTCCTAAATATGTGATCACGAGAACATAACTACGTAGAGAACGTAGCTGTGATTTATAGAAAACCTTCTGTAAACTCGATTCATTTTATCAACATTGTGTGCTAGTCGTCAGTGATTTATATAGTGGATATATGAGGTTGCTTCTTGAGTTTTCAAACGTGAAGTTGGCATGTTTGTCTATCATCTGAATTTGCTCTTTTCATTAAGCTGTCATTTCGGTTGTATAAACACATAATTTTGATTAAGGAATTTAAAAAGGGGAAGATTGTTGGTGGAATTTCACAATGGAGTATTCAGTACCTAGCTGTGTTAGCTCGTCTTGAAacgtttcttttcttcttcttcatatgTTGGTTCATATGTGAAACATGCTAGCTTTGTTTTCAGAATTTGGGCCGATGTCTTTTACTTATACTCACTAAACTGTATGTATGTGTTTGAATATGTGGTTATCACGTCTCAATTCTGGACTTGCATAATTAGTTAAGTTATGATGGTTTCTTATCACTTGTCTGCCGCTTTAATATGGTAAATAGTAGATGGAACAGTAGTACCGGAATAATGAGTAAGATAGGGACTCGGAGTCCTTTGCTCGAACGAAACTAGATCATGTGGAAAATCATATGGAATATTTAATGTTGATATTTTGTACCATGCTAAAATACCAATCCTTGAAGTACTACAAGCATTGTGATTTCAGGAAAAAAAAGTATGTGATGTGTATTTTagtagaaaaatacaaaaaagttCCCAGATACAACATGCTtggctccccccccccccccccccaaaaaaaaaaagaagaaaaaaaaccaaCCTGTTTCGTTTGAAAAGTAAGATgtattaaaattcaaaaataattggCTAGAAAGGGACTCAATCCTATGGATATGTAAGATACAGATTTCCAATCCTAGCAAGAAAGGGAAATAGATACTCAATTTAAAGTGATAAACATAATTTCATACTCGATCTCGTGGATACATATAGGAGTAGTTTTTTGCGGAAAGCCATATCCGATGTCACCACTGATCTACCCATGTACAATGGAAACTAGGTAgaaaaaaattgtgaaaattggTCTCCGTGATACATCGCCTTATGAATAACTACATCATGTAAAAATTGGTCTACACGATACATCACCTTGTGAAGAACTAGATCATGTAAACACTGAAATTACCTTACGCTTTGGTGGCTTGGTTCCTCATGTCATGGTTATGGATCATGATGGACTGCATGGGCATTTCTATGTTATTACAGGGTCTATTACAGCATCATGAGGAAATTGTTGAGTACTTCAAAAGGAGAGGAGTttctgcaatttttctcttcagAAGAAATCTTTTGCGCAGAATGGTTTCGATACTAGCAAATTCCTATGATCAGAATGCTAAGATGTTAAACGGAACCCATAAGTCTCATGTGCATTCTCCTGTGGAGGTCAGTCTAATAAATCCCTATGATGTAGAGATACATGCTTATGTCTTCATGCTGTCCTATGCAATCATGTTTTGCAGGCTGAGATACTCGCAAGTTACAAGCCTACGATAAACACAACCACGTTGATCGCTAACCTAAAACAAGTACAGGATATGGCTGCTAACGCTTTGGAGTACTTTAAGAGCACGCGGCATATAATCTTGTTCTATGAGGACATAATAAAAAATCGGACTGTAAGATATTGCATATTCTACTGTATCCCTGATGTTTTGGTTCTCTTGTGAGGAAGTTCGTTTTATATGCCTACTTCCTATCGTTTTGTCACAGATACTGAATGATGTGAAAGATTTCCTGAAAGTTCCAAGAATGGACCTCCATAGTCGTCAAGTGAAGATACACAAGGGGCCATTGTCTTCACAAGTTGAAAATTGGAGCGATGTTGAAAAGACGCTCGAGGGAACATCTTATGAAAGCTTCCTACATGCAGATTACAAAATATAAATGTGCAGTCCTTGTGTATATGTAGCTCGTGTTGTTTGACTTTATTCTTTCATTATTTATGTGTAAGCAGAAGCTAAAAGGGGAACTTCTGGTTAAGATTTTGGTTGCAGCAGGCTGTCTTCGAGTTCCCAATTTTGGGTATGTATTTGACTCTTCATGTTAAATAGGTTTTCTAAGCTGACTGAATGAAATT contains:
- the LOC104087539 gene encoding uncharacterized protein, coding for MKKFSTKQFYLKLRGTFQKVAWRKLMCNNQGLPKWIFILRLAALGRLYTKDRLFKWGVTQDQFCLLCGQDHESLAHLFFTCETTAQLWKKLLNWIGVTRNPMVWEDELQWGMQHASGSSSRAEVYRMLLAVAVYHVWMERNYRVFQGKQQSIEVVARPIVQEIHFRDSMKVKIAKWLESLNYYPA
- the LOC104087496 gene encoding uncharacterized protein, translating into MADDFCFFTKDTFIIKPPKKSPLLLRMVVLFFAMICGIYICSICLKQIGSRSSGPVTSIHVVERPCEATNIEPSEKPYLHFPKPKTFSRAECACNPVRFFAILSTQRSGSGWFETLLNSHMNISSNGEIFSVKARKSNASTILETLDKLYNLDFLTSASKNECTAAVGLKWMLNQGLLQHHEEIVEYFKRRGVSAIFLFRRNLLRRMVSILANSYDQNAKMLNGTHKSHVHSPVEAEILASYKPTINTTTLIANLKQVQDMAANALEYFKSTRHIILFYEDIIKNRTILNDVKDFLKVPRMDLHSRQVKIHKGPLSSQVENWSDVEKTLEGTSYESFLHADYKI